A single Symbiobacterium thermophilum IAM 14863 DNA region contains:
- a CDS encoding sigma-54-dependent transcriptional regulator encodes MRTYALLIADDEASFRELLQRRLGRKGYLVKAVGSGTEALEALAEEEFDAAIFDMKMPGLDGIATLRRAREIQPSLPVLILTGHGSIETAVEAIRAGAYDYLTKPCNLAELEAVLEKALERRVLEVENQGLREALRRLGDEVEIVGRSEPIRRLLELTRRVAQGSMPVLIEGESGTGKELIARAVHLWSPRASGPFIPVNAGALPAPLLESELFGHARGAFTGAVAAKPGLVELAEGGTLFLDEIGEMPLEVQAKLLRFLESHEVRRVGETRIRRVDVRIVAATNRCLTDEVNAGRFREDLYYRLNVVTLHVPPLRERREDIPLLVEHFLARLGSAKEMTPDAMEILMQQEFRGNVRELFNVVQRGVILSPDRFIAPEDLGLAVRRARSGQAGAGLEAGPTGRLDGSASETGEPFPTLDEVERAHIARALERTGWNRAQAAQLLGVSVRTLYRKIESYGLRSGM; translated from the coding sequence GTGCGCACCTACGCCCTGCTGATCGCCGACGATGAGGCCTCGTTTCGCGAACTCCTGCAGCGGCGACTGGGCCGCAAGGGTTACCTGGTGAAGGCCGTGGGGTCGGGAACGGAGGCGCTGGAAGCCCTGGCGGAGGAGGAGTTCGACGCCGCCATCTTCGACATGAAGATGCCGGGGCTGGATGGCATCGCAACGCTCCGGCGGGCGCGGGAGATCCAGCCTTCCCTTCCCGTGCTGATCCTCACCGGACACGGTTCCATCGAGACGGCGGTGGAGGCGATCCGGGCCGGCGCTTACGACTACCTGACCAAGCCGTGCAACCTGGCCGAGCTGGAGGCCGTCCTGGAGAAGGCGCTGGAGCGGCGTGTTCTGGAGGTGGAGAACCAGGGGCTGCGGGAGGCGCTGCGGCGCCTGGGCGACGAGGTCGAGATCGTGGGCCGCAGCGAGCCGATCCGGCGGCTGTTGGAGCTGACCCGGCGGGTGGCCCAGGGGTCCATGCCGGTGCTCATCGAGGGCGAGAGCGGCACGGGCAAGGAGCTGATCGCAAGGGCGGTCCACCTGTGGAGTCCCCGGGCCTCGGGTCCGTTTATTCCCGTAAACGCCGGGGCGCTGCCGGCCCCGCTCCTGGAGAGCGAGCTGTTCGGCCACGCGCGCGGCGCCTTCACCGGTGCGGTGGCGGCCAAACCGGGTTTGGTGGAGCTCGCCGAGGGTGGGACGCTGTTCCTCGACGAGATCGGGGAGATGCCCCTGGAGGTGCAGGCCAAGCTGCTCCGTTTTCTGGAGAGCCATGAGGTGCGCCGGGTAGGCGAAACGCGCATCCGGCGGGTGGACGTGCGCATCGTCGCCGCCACCAACCGGTGCCTGACCGATGAGGTGAACGCGGGGCGGTTCCGGGAGGACCTGTACTACCGCCTGAACGTGGTCACCCTCCACGTGCCTCCCCTGCGGGAGCGGCGCGAGGATATCCCGCTGCTGGTCGAACACTTCCTGGCCCGGCTGGGGTCGGCGAAGGAGATGACGCCGGACGCCATGGAGATCCTCATGCAGCAGGAGTTCCGTGGGAATGTGCGAGAATTGTTCAACGTGGTGCAGCGCGGTGTGATCCTGAGTCCCGACCGGTTTATCGCGCCGGAAGACCTGGGGCTTGCCGTGCGTCGCGCACGTTCCGGGCAGGCCGGCGCCGGCTTGGAAGCCGGGCCAACCGGGCGGCTGGATGGTTCCGCCAGCGAGACCGGTGAACCTTTCCCCACGCTGGACGAAGTGGAACGGGCGCACATCGCCCGGGCGCTGGAGCGCACGGGCTGGAACCGGGCGCAGGCCGCACAGTTGCTCGGGGTCAGCGTACGCACGCTGTATCGGAAGATCGAGAGCTACGGACTCAGGTCCGGGATGTAG